One Coccinella septempunctata chromosome 8, icCocSept1.1, whole genome shotgun sequence genomic window carries:
- the LOC123319176 gene encoding golgin subfamily A member 6-like protein 7, whose amino-acid sequence MEAVMEMIKQQFAEQESRMLREKQEEEERRQKEKQEEENRRQKDEERRQKEEERREIEKQEEKEQREQQEIFLEQIFQKTEGIIVCLKEEISAVREDVKEEIDIVWKTVKGMEGKITQEFEAVSAANGWSDQEKATALIVALRGLALAILQTISDDQHRKYGDLIATLELRYGNQYREQLYRTQLKTRIQKSNESLQEFEAGVQSLIQLAYPEAPEGFKEQLAVQTFIDGLKDIEIQRTLRLTSFKRCSEALVRSLEVEAAFNISARPKMGTVSIEESPQEDNLSRSISQVLKILEKMESRYSSVASQPRRNCFRCGRSGHFKRDCRVPGKLKLASISGRMLASDNEAPRIIQVNRIRRTTESLTIRGKVNQKDVICTVDTGASVSLVRSGILEPSTVRPPTSNFVLRTVTGENAPIRDHVQKPVNIASVLNAMKKLPM is encoded by the exons ATGGAGGCCGTAATGGAAATGATCAAACAGCAGTTTGCTGAGCAAGAAAGTCGAATGTTGAGAGAAAAGCAAGAGGAAGAGGAACGTCGTCAGAAAGAAAAACAAGAGGAAGAGAATCGTCGACAGAAAGATGAAGAACGACGGCAGAAAGAAGAGGAACGACGTGAAATAGAAAAACAAGAGGAGAAAGAACAAAGAGAACAACAAGAAATATTCCTTGAACAGATTTTTCAGAAAACCGAAGGAATAATTGTATGCCTAAAGGAAGAAATCAGTGCGGTACGAGAAGATGTAAAGGAAGAAATCGATATAGTTTGGAAAACGGTGAAAGGAATGGAGGGAAAAATAACACAAGAA TTCGAAGCGGTGTCAGCAGCCAATGGATGGAGCGATCAGGAAAAGGCTACTGCACTCATAGTGGCTTTGAGAGGACTTGCACTTGCAATACTGCAGACTATTTCAGATGACCAACATCGCAAGTATGGTGATCTCATCGCGACTTTAGAGTTGAGGTATGGTAATCAATATCGGGAACAACTCTATAGGACACAGCTTAAAACACGAATACAGAAATCTAATGAGAGCCTGCAGGAATTTGAAGCCGGCGTTCAAAGTCTGATCCAGCTCGCCTATCCAGAGGCCCCGGAAGGTTTCAAAGAACAACTGGCGGTGCAAACATTCATTGATGGCTTGAAAGACATCGAAATACAGAGGACTTTGAGATTGACAAGTTTTAAAAGATGTAGTGAAGCCCTAGTTCGCTCATTGGAAGTGGAAGCGGCCTTCAATATCTCTGCAAGGCCCAAAATGGGAACGGTATCAATCGAAGAGTCGCCTCAGGAAGATAATCTGAGCAGGAGTATATCACAGGTGCTCAAAATATTAGAGAAAATGGAATCCAGATACAGTAGTGTCGCCAGCCAACCAAGAAGAAATTGCTTCAGATGTGGGAGGAGCGGACATTTCAAGAGGGACTGCAGG GTACCAGGAAAACTTAAATTAGCTAGCATATCGGGGCGCATGCTGGCTAGTGATAACGAAGCCCCCAGGATCATCCAAGTCAATAGGATTAGAAGAACTACCGAGAGTCTGACCATCAGAGGAAAGGTGAACCAAAAAGACGTAATTTGCACTGTAGACACTGGTGCATCAGTATCCCTGGTCCGCAGCGGTATCCTTGAACCAAGCACAGTAAGACCACCAACATCCAATTTCGTTCTACGAACAGTCACGGGAGAGAATGCACCGATTCGAG ACCACGTTCAAAAGCCTGTAAACATTGCCAGCGTATTGAACGCCATGAAGAAGTTGCCGATGTAA
- the LOC123319177 gene encoding E3 SUMO-protein ligase ZBED1-like, with protein MSKNRSDIWLHFEASADDSKKAKCNYCNQTLSISGGSVGNLSRHMQRLHCTIPIKRSVTNVVDVPPTPTDLNSEESNPAKRMRVEPSTSGASTGSSVIRTEPLQTSISTFFRSTKPAPISKCKELDTQLLKMIVKRYYPFSIVEDPEFFKLMHIAIPGYKVPCRKTLSQGLMQQTYDRTRRKIQEELNSVEYVSVTTDSWTSINNENCTAITVHYLLEHDQSLRLKSHLIDCFSFNKKHTADNLAAILQSKFEEFEISNKIVCIVSDNAANILAAVRKGNWKSKGCFAHSLNLLVQNGLEEISGLLNKIKAIVTFFKHSSSAMAKLKQIEKQMGMDELKLKQDVITRWNSTFEIIQRAVLIKDALISTLALEQPDLNNISSAEWVILEKLVDLLEIFKDITEEISAEKNVTISKILVLVFAIYQHIQTHYNAKDIEPELKAVLQVFRDNFFRRFGNVEDVDILTESTVLDPRFKKFAFKDERKFNKTVSALRNKLTALHNIMVPPPPEDQSAEKNTDQEPQKPPTKLPMFWSNFDKNKDSLVQKKNHSAAAIIELDRYLSEPPISRHENPLEWWYERRHVYPTVYKFVRKRL; from the exons ATGTCTAAAAACCGGAGTGATATTTGGCTACATTTCGAAGCTTCTGCCGATGATAGCAAAAAAGCGAAATGCAACTACTGCAATCAGACTTTATCGATATCTGGTGGATCTGTAGGAAATTTGAGTCGGCACATGCAAAGACTGCATTGCACAATTCCTATCAAAAGATCGGTGACGAACGTGGTTGATGTACCTCCTACTCCAACAgacctgaattctgaagaaTCAAATCCAGCCAAGAGGATGAGAGTTG AACCAAGTACAAGTGGAGCTAGCACTGGAAGTAGTGTAATTAGAACGGAACCTCTGCAAACAAGTATCTCCACGTTTTTCAGAAGCACGAAACCCGCTCCAATCTCCAAGTGCAAAGAACTAGATACTCAGCTATTGAAAATGATTGTTAAGCGGTATTACCCATTTTCAATAGTCGAGGATCCGGAATTCTTTAAGCTGATGCATATAGCAATCCCTGGTTACAAAGTACCGTGTAGGAAAACCTTAAGTCAAGGTTTGATGCAGCAAACATACGATCGAACCAGGAGGAAAATTCAAGAAGAATTAAATTCTGTGGAGTATGTCAGTGTAACAACAGATTCTTGGACATCaattaataatgaaaattgCACGGCCATAACAGTGCATTATTTATTAGAACATGATCAATCACTTAGGTTAAAATCTCATTTGATTGAttgtttttcattcaacaaGAAACATACAGCTGACAACTTAGCAGCAATATTACAATCCAAATTCGAagaattcgaaatttcaaataaaattgtttGTATTGTGAGTGACAATGCCGCAAATATTCTTGCAGCGGTAAGAAAAGGCAACTGGAAATCCAAAGGATGTTTTGCACATTCATTAAACTTATTGGTGCAAAATGGACTGGAAGAGATTTCCGGTTTACTGAATAAAATTAAGGCCATAGTGACCTTTTTCAAGCACAGTTCATCAGCAATGGCCAAACTAAagcaaattgaaaaacaaatgggAATGGATGAACTCAAATTGAAGCAGGATGTCATAACCCGGTGGAATTCCACTTTCGAAATAATTCAGAGAGCAGTTTTGATAAAAGATGCTCTCATTTCGACATTGGCATTGGAACAGCCTGATTTAAATAACATATCATCAGCTGAATGGgtcattttggaaaaattagtggatttgttggaaattttcAAGGACATAACAGAAGAAATAAGCGCAGAAAAGAATGtaacaatttcaaaaattttagttcTTGTGTTTGCAATTTATCAACACATACAAACTCATTATAACGCGAAGGACATAGAGCCAGAACTGAAAGCCGTCCTACAGGTTTTCCGggacaattttttcagaagattcgGCAATGTTGAAGATGTCGATATATTGACCGAGTCAACAGTGCTTGACCCGCGATTTAAAAAATTCGCATTCAAGGATGAACGCAAATTTAACAAAACGGTGTCAGCACTGCGTAACAAGCTGACAGCATTGCATAATATTATGGTTCCTCCACCTCCTGAAGATCAATCAGCTGAAAAAAATACCGATCAAGAGCCTCAAAAACCACCGACAAAATTGCCAATGTTTTGGTCCAATTTCGACAAAAATAAAGATAGTttagtacaaaaaaaaaatcattccgCCGCTGCAATAATAGAGTTGGACCGCTATTTGAGTGAGCCTCCTATTAGTCGACACGAAAATCCATTGGAGTGGTGGTATGAAAGGAGACATGTTTACCCAACAGTTTATAAATTCGTAAGAAAAAGACTTTGA
- the LOC123319181 gene encoding uncharacterized protein LOC123319181 codes for MINLLEHLMGTWRTRLHVNTDRGDYTTEEIKIMRGIFQGDKLSTLWFCLAINLLSKLLNASKYGYVIEKRNNTRINHHLYIDDLKLYAANEEQLMRELKIVASFTETIKMEMGLDKCAVLHVKRGKLTEGEAMKVQDQITIQTLGPERTYKYLGIQQGLEIRNSEVKIIFKEKFINRLKKILQSKLNSKAMFTSISTWVVPCLAYSFGIIKWSTTDLKALDTQVRGLLTRYGIHHPNASVNRLYIPRKDGGRGLQNIETTHYNTVKEMREYFKSKDSPFFKALSAEDNNITTLNLSSNSDPPAPPTIQELSEVWQGRALHGRFPTVLKHRKIDRDRSLTYLKAGYLFPETEGRLTAIQDQVVATRAYLKNIIGKNMTTDKCRKCSQSPETIQHITSSCSILAPREYTDRHNAMAKAYHQAIAKKHGLLETTRPIYEYLPKEILENEEVKLYWDHPLITDRSIPHNRPDIVLFEKKLKKLIIADVTIPADDNIERAYTEKIVKYHDLSFELKEIYGLTYSTILPLVITTNGLVETHLLENTMKLGLDESVIGDAQKEVILWTTRIVRRFLTSN; via the coding sequence ATGATCAATCTACTCGAACATCTAATGGGAACATGGAGAACGCGGTTGCATGTGAACACAGACAGAGGAGACTACACAACGGAAGAAATCAAAATCATGAGAGGAATATTTCAGGGAGACAAACTAAGCACCTTGTGGTTCTGCCTTGCAATAAATTTGTTGAGCAAACTGCTCAACGCATCCAAATATGGCTACGTGATAGAGAAGAGGAACAATACCAGAATCAACCACCACCTTTACATTGATGATCTCAAACTGTATGCAGCCAACGAAGAACAACTGATGAGAGAACTCAAAATAGTAGCATCATTCACTGAAACCATAAAAATGGAAATGGGGTTGGATAAGTGCGCTGTATTACACGTGAAGAGGGGAAAGCTAACAGAAGGAGAAGCAATGAAAGTTCAAGATCAAATTACAATTCAAACACTGGGACCAGAAAGAACATACAAATACCTAGGCATCCAACAAGGCCTAGAAATAAGAAACAGTGAGGTCAAAATCATATTCAAggagaaattcataaatagactCAAGAAAATCTTACAGAGCAAATTAAACTCCAAAGCGATGTTCACGTCAATAAGCACGTGGGTGGTACCTTGCTTAGCCTACTCATTTGGAATAATCAAATGGTCAACCACCGACCTTAAGGCTCTCGATACACAGGTTAGGGGACTCTTAACAAGGTATGGAATTCATCACCCAAACGCCTCTGTCAACAGACTTTACATACCGAGAAAGGATGGAGGAAGAGGACTACAGAACATTGAGACTACACACTACAACACAGTCAAAGAAAtgagagaatatttcaaatcaaaagaCTCACCCTTCTTCAAGGCACTATCTGCAGAAGATAACAATATAACAACATTGAACTTGTCATCGAACAGTGATCCACCTGCACCCCCCACAATCCAGGAGTTGTCCGAGGTATGGCAAGGCAGAGCACTCCATGGTAGATTTCCAACAGTCCTGaaacatagaaaaatagatagaGATCGATCACTTACATACCTTAAAGCTGGTTACCTTTTCCCAGAAACAGAAGGCAGATTAACAGCCATACAGGATCAAGTTGTGGCCACCAGAGCATACCTGAAAAACATAATAGGGAAAAATATGACCACAGATAAATGCCGCAAATGCTCACAATCACCTGAGACAATCCAGCATATCACCTCGTCCTGTTCTATCCTCGCACCTAGAGAATACACTGACCGCCACAACGCCATGGCAAAAGCATACCATCAAGCAATTGCCAAAAAACATGGATTGCTCGAAACAACACGGCCGATATACGAATACTTACCAAAAGAGATCCTAGAGAACGAAGAGGTGAAGCTTTACTGGGACCATCCACTCATTACAGACAGATCCATCCCACATAATCGGCCCGACATTGTTCTCTTcgaaaagaaattaaagaaatTAATTATAGCTGATGTCACCATCCCGGCTGATGACAATATTGAGAGAGCATATACCGAGAAGATTGTGAAGTATCATGATCTGTCTTTCGAACTAAAAGAAATTTATGGACTTACCTACTCGACAATCCTTCCACTCGTCATCACAACTAATGGCTTAGTCGAAACACATTTGCTGGAGAACACAATGAAGCTCGGACTCGATGAGAGCGTAATCGGCGATGCACAGAAGGAGGTTATCTTATGGACCACACGAATCGTACGCAGGTTCCTTACGAGCAACTGA